The DNA region ccagcactatgttgaaaagaagtggggagagtgggcatccttgtcttgttcctgagtttagggggaatgatttaagtttctctccatttaatatgatgttagcagttggtctgttgtatatggattttaatgttttgaggaatgttctatATATTCCTGTTCTCTTCAAAGCATTttataagtatggatgttgtattttgtcaaaagctttttgggctgagataacaatgtgattcttgattttagttctgtctatgtggtgaattaaattgattgatttacggatgttgaactatccttgtgactgtgggatgaagcctacttggtcatgatgtataattttcttgatcagtttctggatcctgttagctaatattttattgaggagctttgcatctgtgttcattagtgatattggtctgtagttctctttttttgttgggtctttgcctggtttgggaatgagtatgatattagcttcgtagaatgagtttgggatttctccctctgtttctatttcgaggaagagtttgaggagtattggtattagcccctcactaaaggttttgtagaattcgttggtgaatccatctgggcctgggctttcctttttggaggttcttgattaccccctgtatctcgctgtaagttattggtttatttagttgatttatttcttcttggttcagtttgggcagtttatacttctctaagaattgatccatttccgtaaaattattgtgttttttttgtgagtagaggttctggaaatagctccttatgattgtttgaatatcatgtatacttattgtaatttttccgattgagtccctgattttacgtatatgagtctcttctcttcttttttttgtaagtcttgtgagggggtctgtcaattttatttattttctcaaagaaccagcttttagtcttatttatttgctgaagagtctttctattttcaatcagatatatcttttcttttttctttttttttttaaccagtcctgggccatgaactcagggcctgagcactgtccctggcttttttttttctcaaggctagcactctgccacttgagccacagcaccacttctggccattttctgtatatggggtgctgaggaatcgaacccaggtcctcatgtatacgaggcaagcactcttgccactaggctatattcccagccctatatctcttctttaatctttgtgatctctctcctccttgtcATTTttgattcggtcatttcttgtttctccagttgttttagtttcattgtgaggttattcacctgctctgcttccatttttttaatttgagtgctgagggcaatgatcttgcccctcagtactgccttagctgtgtcccataggtttctttttgatgtattttcattgtcattgtggcttatgaattcgttgatttcatctttaatttggtctgtggcacaagtgttggataacagtgtcgggtttagcctccaagaacctgtatagcctctgtggtaaccgttgttattgaggattacctttaatccacggtgatcagatataatacatgggatgacgtcaatacttttgtatttgttgaggttctttttgtgggctatgacatggtctattttggagtatgatccatgggctgctgagaagaaggtgtattgggtctctgtagggtgggagattctgtatagatctgtcagatccatttgggatatggtgttacttaggtcctcagcaacctagctgatcctctgggtgttggatctgtctcttggagctAGTGGgctattaaagtcacccactatgattgtgtttgagactatcttgttctgtaattctgtgcgaatttgcttgacatatgtaaggcctcttttgtttggtgagtatacatttatcagttTGATGTCTTGATATTGGAttcttccttgtattaaaatgtagtgtccttcttttctttttgagttgattttaatgaaaagtacagcttttctgagatcaggatggctacccctgccgctTTGGTAGGtaagtttgcttggaagatcttgctccatcctttcattcggagcctgtttttgtcctttgctgtaaggtgggtctcttgtagacaacagatgccaactttttgtttgcggatccactctgccattctgctcctctttatcagagaggttataccatttatattcaaagagatcatggataagagtgttttttctccttccattttcttgttgggctgtttttttcctctttttttttcttgtctttagtgagctgctctttctgttgggctctggctattgtaatttcttttctgtttctgtctgtgtgtcttgggtgttgggtgggattccctcTTAGactttgctgtagggctggttttttatgcacatactcctttagatcctctttgctatggaaagatatgGTTTTCCCTATGAATGTGAaatccaatttcgctggatatttaatcctgggttgcatattgtttgcctgtagcacttggatggtgttcttccactcacttcgtgcttggtaggtttgtgtggagaggtctgctgttattcggatcctcttcccattgtagaaaatttctttctttgctttggctgcattcaaaatttgctctttattcttgagatctgaagtcttgaatattatgtgccttgggttggcttttctggggtctggcctgccaggtgtcctataggcttcagttacctggatggggtctcttgtgagattggggaagttttctgcaataactttattgaaaatatgatgaagtcctctgctctggtattaggctccttcttctattccaattatgcgcagattatatctcttgtctttgtccattagtccctggattagtctgccctgaagcttcaccgtttcttggagtgtggtaattttctggttgttgtcagaaGCTTCATCATCCAagggagagattctggattccatatggtcaattctttgtactgtggattcaattgtggagtttatggatgacagagagctatttatggttgtcagatcagctctgatcgtggaaatttcttcctttaacgagttgtattttaaatctattttttcatgcatttcacttctgaggatgttaaggtcttctttaacggaggtttgcattgtatccatttttgcttccatttctttcttggcttcctggatgtccttcgagacttccactctaaacacctggaattgttttctgatttcgtttctgatgctttccatcatttctgttaacatggcctcatttgcttttttattctccatctcctcttcagttacactgctttttggagctggagagttggcttgcccttttatgaactgtgttatatttctttgtgattttcgcatctagagatctgtgggtggcttccttggtttggttttgtgttggtccatcagtgggagccttgtgtccttgtgtcctggctctgggtttgggtttggctgttgcaccttgcttcccaatgggtgagcgtgaccttctcggttgttgctgatgtggtcactctccctgcacttgggggccagtaggttctgtgtctttctctgcatgacagtgtcctgccgctgtgttgtgctgaccctagcatgcccctgttgggggtttgctgttcactgattcagcgtggcatggaggcttttctcttctttggttcttttttccactctgtatcttggttagaggagctcacctctcaggcagttcgccttcctgtgtggaccgttCCAGGGCCGCTGTGGGGGGGGTGGTATgtttggggcccagtgggatcaattGTCCGTGCTCaggttagtgccctcagactgGGCCtctgctgcggggggggggcggggtggggtggggaggcgtgATCGGGTCCAGgcgtccctgctgggctggtattgcacaccagcgcctgtgattttaattgtaaaagtctgcaaggtccaggtgcctcgggtggggcttgcactgccagccgtcccccgggccctgttgggaagggggcaggctgATTGGGCCAGATCATGCTCCTgcgtggccttggggctgctccccccttcccctgctagctcctgtgtcttcccagagcctgatgggagcttcccgcctgatttgggggttctttgttccctcggggtggggaggggggagggagctctagcttctttgtaggttttgggtctctgatagctggcctcccattgggggagggggtaatgggggactcacctgtcctggattgtgtgtttgTCCCGCGCCACCGTTGgaccttcgggggtggagtgctgtggtgtggtgAAAAGtcatggtggcgtccccggcactccccttctgcaccgctgggttccccagccgcttaagtCCATTCcgggtgtggacctgaacttccagTTGCCACCGTGGGCTTGGTCTGCACTCTCCCTAGAGtctgtggagtcccgctgtctggactctgcgctcctggcagcctgtctgccgatcgccgggtcccctttcccagcctggccctgttcgggccagggtcagctggtggggggagggtaccccatagattctctggctccgtgtaggtttttggctcttcttttttgctcctttttgttttcctgcatttctccactgcttctggctgttggttttgctgggttcttgatggggtgttgggtgctggagttcccagctcgctattcagttggagcgagttggggtgcctccctactgtgtcggctCCATCTTCCTCCAAGTGCTCTATTCTTGAGATACACTTTTAACTTCCTTCATTACTTTAAAAGAGTAGTTTCCTCCCATTTTAGTTATTTATGTGTGtgctctttatttcttttagtttcttACCTGGGTTATATGTTGGATTATGGTAGATTTTATTTGCAAAAGATAAGCATAAGACCATATTTATTACACACATTCTtcttaaaatgtgtgttttgctcATAGTATTGGGAAAGAGGTTGATGCTTTTTCTCTTTGGATCTTAATGAACTCATTACTACAGAATAGTGATAGTTTGTGATTTCAAAGTTTTAGTTTGAATAGGAAGCACAACTTCCAGAGAAGTTCCATTTTGTCATGTTTACTCTTGGAATCTAGTCTAAATGAGGTTGGAAATGAATGGAGTAGGTGTACATGTGTATTACTTAGAAGTCTCATATCAAGTTCTAAAATTACAGCCATTATTATGTGTCAGACACATGAATGAGTAAGCATTCAGTTAATTCCAGCCACTAATTATTTCTCTATCACAGCCATCAAGCTGCCCCAAATGAAGCTCTGTATAAAAGAGATGACATGTTTCCCCTGAGTCCTTCATAAATTGTACTTCTTGTGAGCCAAACTTAGCCAGCAAGTTTAGAATGTTTGTTGCCCAGCAACAAATAACTGGGACATGTTGTTGTCTGTTTTCCCACATTTTTTGCATGTGAGAATTTAATAGAGAGAAACTGGaaattctatttaattttaaaactcaTAGGGAAGAATACTTTAATTATTCTCTCTGTTTTTGTCCTAATCCTACTGACTAATATTATGCTCTCTGTTTTTCCACTATAAGCTGAAATCCTCACTGGACTGTGCAAGGAAAATTGGCTGGTCCTCCCTTGAAGCCTTTCTGCTCTTTTATCCAACAGGCATTTAGTTTCTTTCTGCCTGTCAGAATTTGTGAAATCTTTCATATGTTTAACAGTACTCTTTTGTTTTATTCACCAATGCACTTTTCCCATTTTAGAttcttttgttgtatttttcaaGAGATTGGTTTTCTCATTTACTTATCTTTTATTAAACaaattgaatatattttcatAGGAATAATGACGTTTGTGTTTGAAAGCAAGTTTCTGAAAATTCAGTCAGTTCTGAGAAAGAACAAAGGTCTTCAGCTAAATGTATTTTTGAGAGTTAAAAATGTTACACTTAAgtagtaaatttaaaaataatatttaaaatattttaaaataatattttagtataGCAAGAACTCTTGATAGTAGATTAACTCCCTCAAATTAAATTTATAGCAGAGTATTGTTAGCTGTAAGAACACTATTGAACCATAGTAGATTCATTTATCTTATATAATAAAAACTTTGTCCTTTGATTAGAGTGATGGTTTACCTTGATCATCAGTGTGCTTGCATTGAGCTATCTTTAGGAGATTAGTAAAAATTAGTGAGAGCATGTCCAGAAACCATTAGCTAGGAAAAGAAGACCTTTCCTGAATGTGCATATACTATCTTATAGATGGGAGCCtggatagacaaaaaaaaaagagaggaaaaattcAGCTAGCACAGGCATTCTATTCTTCAGTCTGATTCCTGGCCACCATGCCTTCTCACATTGATGGGCTGAAACCTTTGAAACAATGAATTAAGTAATCCTCACCTCTAAGTTTTTATGTCATGCATTGTGACTTAACAATGGACAGTTTAATATGATAGCCccagaaatgaatgatttcattgCTGTAACTGCATGCTTATGTAGTTTCAAAGCCTTTAGAATTATCTTGCAGGAAGAGTTTACAAATGTTTGGGTATATGATTAGAAAAACTCTCAAATGTTGTAAGTAGAGCTTAATGGATAGTTCTGGAAGGAGCTCAAAAGACCAAATGCTGAGAGAAATGCAGATAGTAAAGACATTGCCATAGGTTTCATAAGGGAAGAAAGGACTGTAGTGGATTGGGTTAGAGTCATTCATACTATACAGTGGCGATACATTAATTAACCTGcagaggaaatctttttttttttttttttttttggccaatcctgggccttggactcagggcctgagcactgtccctggcttcttcccgctcaaggctagcactctgccacttgagccacagcgccgcttctggccgtttttttttttctgtatatgtggtgctggggaatcgaacctagggcctcgtgtatccgaggcaggcactcttgccactaggctatatccccagccctgcagaggaAATCTTAAAGCAACTCAACATTCAGATTGTGACATATATTTTACTTACTACTTTTAGCAAAAATGCACAGAAGAAAAGTTTGAAACATTTACAGTTTtcacagaaaagaaatgtatacacctACACTTTTGTCCATAAAAAAAGCATGGCTGCTAAAGAGATTAGGGAAACTAAAAGGAAGCCAAGTGCTTTGCaatagaacaaaaggaaagatgGCTGAGGACATCTAGGATTCAACAAGACCCTATCTACCACAGGGTCAATGGTGTAAAAACACGAGACActcttttgaaaatgaactatacaacttgtgtgtagGGGGGCTCAAcagggaaaaactggaaaaaaagcaagagaagaggtgacactgtaaaAAATGCAattattacctgacttgtgtaaccataactcctctatacattacttttacaataacaatttaaaaaagaagaggtaAAGATTAGGAATACTAAAGAGCAAGCACTTATCCTGTCTTTCGATGGTGTCAATGTATAATGTCAACTATTCATAATTATAATTTCAAatgggacaaaaaagaaaaacagtaaggaCTATGCCACTCCTATATTAATGATAGGATGCCATTATCTTATAAAGTTAAAACTGCAATTACTTTAGGGCTTAGCAATTGTACCCTTGGCCATTTATCTTAGGAAATGAAAAACCATGCAAACATCAGATGTTTATAGTAGCTTTATTCATAGTAACAAAATGCTAGAAAGAATCTCATTGTATTTCACAGGAGAATGGTTAAAAAGCTTTGCATATCCATACAGTGTTTTTCTACTCAGAGATAAAAATAATGAATCATTGATACGTGCAGCAATTTGGAGGATTATATTGAGTACAAAAATCCACTTGCCATAAGTTATACACTATTCAATTTTTCAAAAgacaaaagtgtttttttttaagagcaaaagagtttattgccagcagagctgacaaggccaagttcccataaAGGAGTAAGGAAAATGGCCCCAAAGAGAAAAGTTTATAAAAGAAGTTCTGATTAATGCTTACTAAGGATATTGACTTTTGGGAGGAAGGCAAGAGAGATGTGGGTGTAGGTATAAAAGCACTACAATACTACAAGTAAGCAGGGTTACACAGTCAGTTCAAGGTCAGCAAAAGTTATATgctaagaccctgtctccaaaaaaaaaaccaaacaaattctGAGGACAAAGCTAATATCATAATATTAATTTTGACTTTGGGAATATGTGGAGGATTTATTagtaaaatcaaacaaaaacatatattttaaaacaagtgtATGgactgagtgctgatggctcatgcctgtaagcttagctactaAGAAGTTGGGATCTGAGAAttttggtttaaagccaacctagacaggaaagtccacaagactcttatctcccattaaccataaaaaaaatctagaagtggaactgtggctcaaattgcagagcaccagccttgaacaataaaaactcagggacagtacctagtccctgagttcaagtcccagaacttgcACAAAAAAGACactaaccaaaaccaaaaaagtgggctgggaatatggcctagtggcaagagcgcttgcctcctacacatgaagctctcggtttgattccccagcaccacatatatggaaaacggccagaagggggtgctgtggctcaagtggcagagtgctagccttgagcgggaagaagccagggatggtgctcaggcccgcccaggactggccaaaaaagaaaaaagaaaaaaaaaaaaaaaaaagcaaaaccaaaaaagtgTCTAGAATAAAAAAGTCACATATAGTATTATTACAGTGATTTAAAATTAAGTTCAGTTTTTCAGgtattcatgtttttaaatatttaagtaagCTACTTGAAGGAATATTTACACAAAGTacacaggtttttaaaaatatctacaataataaacatttattaactTAAGGAAATATACATTAGTAATGAAGGTTGACTACAGTATTTAGACATAATACAAAATTTAAGATCTAAAACCAAGTACATCATGAATGAACTCTTGAATTTCATGTACTAGAATAGTGCAAGTGAGAGTTCTAAGAGCATAAGAGTTCTTTTAAGGGATACTTCAGAATAGAGTTTAGATATAAAAGAATTAGGTATAGTTTGAGAAGATGTTACTCTAAAATTATATTACCTACATGTATTTCCATCCTTCTTGTCATGTGACAGATAgagatttattaattaaaaatagtcACTTCAGATCATGGAGGGTGTGCTGAAGAAGACCACTGGCCTGGTGGGCTTGGCTGTTTGTGACACTCCGCATGACAGGCTAACAATATTGTACACAAAGATTCTTGATGTTCTCGAACTACTCCCTAAAAATGCAGCATACAGAAAATACACAGAACAGATTACCAATGAGAAACTCAATGTGGTTAAAGCTGAACCAGATG from Perognathus longimembris pacificus isolate PPM17 chromosome 28, ASM2315922v1, whole genome shotgun sequence includes:
- the LOC125343564 gene encoding NADH dehydrogenase [ubiquinone] 1 alpha subcomplex subunit 5-like; this encodes MEGVLKKTTGLVGLAVCDTPHDRLTILYTKILDVLELLPKNAAYRKYTEQITNEKLNVVKAEPDVKKVEDKLEGGQLEEVILLAEKELRLAKKMLAWKPWEPLVEEPPANQWKWPI